The Streptomyces sp. ICC1 DNA window CCCGCGCCGACCGAGCTGACCTCTGCCGCCCTCCTCAAGGGCATCCTCGAGACGTTCTAGTCCCCACCGCACGACGCACCACGCACCACGCACGACGCACCACGCGAAGGGCCCGGGATCCATGCGGATCCCGGGCCCTTCGTCGAGCAAGAAGACCTGGACGACCTAGCGCGCGGCGTCCGGGTGGACCGCCTCCGCGACCGGCTTGGCGTCGGCCGGCTTCGTCTCCACCGGCTTGCGCAGCGCGATGTTCAGCTCGCGCAGGCGGGACTCCTCCAGGACGGTGGGCGCGCCCATCATCAGGTCCTGGGCGTTGCCGTTCAGCGGGAAGGCGATGGTCTCGCGGATGTTCGGCTCGTCGGCCAGCAGCATCACGATGCGGTCGACGCCCGGGGCGATGCCACCGTGCGGCGGGGCGCCGAGGCGGAACGCGCGGAGCATGCCCGCGAACTCGCGCTCGACGGTCTCCGCCTCGTAGCCCGCGATCTCGAAGGCCTTCAGCATGACCTCGGGCTCGTGGTTGCGGATGGCGCCGGAGGACAGCTCGATGCCGTTGCAGACGATGTCGTACTGCCACGCCAGGATGTCGAGCGGGTCCTTCTCCTCCAGGTCCTTCATGCCGCCCTGCGGCATGGAGAACGGGTTGTGGGAGAAGTCGATCTTGCCGGTCTCCTCGTCCTTCTCGTACATCGGGAAGTCGACGATCCAGCAGAACCGGAAGACGTCCTCCTCGAACTGCCCGGCGCGCTTGGACGCCTCGACGCGGACGCCCGCCATGATCTTGGAGACCTCGTCGAACTCGCCCGCGCCGAAGAACACGGCGTGGCCGGCGGCCAGGCCGAGGCGCTCGGTGAGGACCTTGACGTTCTCCTCGGTGAGGAACTTGGCGATCGGGCCGGTCAGCGCGCCGTCCTCGCCCACGCGGACCCAGGCCAGGCCCTTGGCGCCCAGCGAGATCGCGTACTCGCCGAGGCCGTCGAAGAACTTGCGCGGCTGGCCGGCGGTGTCCGGGACGGCCAGGGCACGCACGTGCTTGCCGGCGAACGCCTTGAACTCCGAGCCCTCGAACACGTCGGTGATGTCGACGAGCTCCAGCTTGGAGCGCAGGTCGGGCTTGTCGTTGCCGTACTTGAGCATCGACTCGCGGAACGGGATCCGCGGGAAGGGCGAGGTGACCGCGCGGCCCTTGCCGAACTCGGTGAAGATCTCCGTCATCAGCCGCTCGATCGGCTGGAAGACGTCCTCCTGCTCGACGAAGGACATCTCGACGTCGAGCTGGTAGAACTCGCCCGGCGAGCGGTCGGCACGGGCGTCCTCGTCGCGGAAGCAGGGCGCGATCTGGAAGTACCGGTCGAAGCCGGAGATCATCAGCAGCTGCTTGAACTGCTGCGGCGCCTGCGGGAGCGCGTAGAACTTGCCCGGGTTCAGGCGGGACGGCACCACGAAGTCACGGGCGCCCTCGGGGGAGGTCGCGGTGAGGATCGGGGTCGCCATCTCGTTGAAGCCGAGGGCCACCATCTTGGAGCGGATGGAGGCGATGACGGCCGAGCGCAGCATGATGTTGCGGTGCATGCGCTCGCGGCGCAGGTCGAGGAAGCGGTACTCCAGGCGCCGCTCCTCGTTCACCCCGTCGTCGGTGTTGATGGTGAAGGGCAGCGGGGCGGAGGCGCCGAGCACCTCGACCGCGGTGACCTCGACCTCGACGTCGCCGGTGGCGAGCTCGGGGTTGACGTTGTCCGCGCCGCGGGAGACGACCTTGCCGTCGATGCGGACGACGGTCTCCTTGGTGACGCTGCTGAGCGCCTCGTTCGCGGCGGTGCCGGGACGGGCGACGAGCTGCGTGATGCCGTAGTGGTCACGCAGATCGATGAAGAGGATGCCGCCCAGGTCTCGACGATTGTGCAGCCAGCCACTCAGCCGGACGTCGGAGGCGACGTCGGAGGCACGAAGCTCGCCGCACGTGTGGGACCTGTACCGATGCATCAGTCATCCAGTTCTACGTGATACCAGGGTGGATTCAACCGTGCCAAGGTTACCGTCCGGGGCGGACCCCCGTGCGGGCGTGCCCGCACCGGGGTGGTGAACAGGCACGTCACGGGTATGACCTGTAAAGATGACCGGGTGCGCACAGAGGACGTCCTGGCCGCCATCGCGACCGGTTTGTGGCGATGGGACAACGCCTCCGGGACGGTCACCCTCGACGGCGAGGCCGCCCGGCTGCTCGGGCTGCCCGCCGAGCCCGTCGCGCTGCCCGAGGTCGCCGTGCGCTCCCGCTTCCACCCGGTGGACTGGAACGAGATCAACGGCATCGTGAACCTCGCGGTCGCCGAGGGCACCCTCGCCGAGGCCCGGCTGCGGATCATGGACGAGGACGGGCGGGTGCTACGCACCGTACGGAGCCGCTCGAAGCCGCTGGAGAACCGCAGCCCGGACGGCCGCGTCGACTACGAGCTGATCGGCACCATCCAGGAGATCGCCGAGGCGCAGCCCGGCACCACGGCCGTGCACACCCCGATCACCGGCGACTGGCGCCGCTCGCGCGAGGCGTTCCTGCTCGACGCCGGGCGGGCGCTGGCCGAGGCCCGCTCCACCTCCGAGGTGCTGCGGGTGGCGGCCTCGCTGTCGATGCCCGGCTTCATCCCCGACGGGCTGGCCGTCTTCGGCGTGGCCGGCACCCGGCTGTCGATCATCGGGCACCACGGGCACGACGTGGGGGACGAGGGTCCCTTCGCGGACATGCCGGTGGACACGGACTATCCGGCCGCGGAGGTCGTCCGTACCGGCCGGGCGATCTACCTCCCCAGCCCCGAGGACTACAAACGGCGCTTCCCGGCCACCTGGCCGCTCGCCCAGCGCTTCGACCGGATCTCCTGGGCCTTCCTGCCGCTGATCGTCGCCGGGCGGACCATGGGCGCCTGGATGGCCGCGTTCAAGCACCCGGTGTCCTTCTCGCCCGACGAGCGGTCCGTCCTGACGACCGTGGCCCGGATGCTCGCGCAGGCCCTCCAGCGGGCCGGTGTGGCCGAATCCGAGCGGGAACTCACCACCGGCCTGCAACGGTCGATGATGCCCCAGCTGGGCCCCGAGATCCCGGGCATGACGATCGCCGCCCGCTACGTGCCGACCGGCGGCGGGCTCCAGGTCGGCGGCGACTGGTACGACATGATCCCGCTGCCGTCGGGACGGTTCGCGCTGGTCATCGGCGACGTGCAGGGCCACGACGTCCGGGCGGCCGGGCTCATGGGCCAACTGCGGATCGCGGTGCGCGCGTACGCCTCGGAGGGCCACCGGCCGGACGCGGTGCTCTCCCGGGCCTCCCGCTTCCTGGCGGGGCTGTGCTCGGAGCAGGACACGGGCTCGGACTCCGGCGAGGACGCCGACTTCCTGAGCCCGCGCTTCGCGACCTGCCTGTACGTGGAGTGCGATCCGCAGACCGGACTGCTGGAGGTGGCCCGCGCCGGGCACCCCGACCCGGCGATCCGGATGACGGACGGCACGGTCCTGATGCGGCCCACGGCGGGCGGACTGCCGCTGGGCATCGTGCCGGACACCGACTATCCGACGACGCGCTTCACCCTGGAGCCCGGCGAGACGATGATGCTGTGCACCGACGGGCTCATCGAGACGGGCGGGCACGACCTCGACACGGGCTGGGCGCGGCTGCGGGCGATCCTGGAGTCGGAGACCCCCGATCCGCAGGACTCCGGTCCCGGCCACCTGGAGACCCAGCACCTCGAAAGACTCGCGGACCTGCTGGTCCAGGCGGTCCACGGCCCGTCCTCGCACCACACCACCGGACCGCTGGCCGACCGGCGCGAGGACGACATAGCCGTGGTCCTGCTGTGCCGCGAGGGCGCGGGCTGCGGCTGCGAGAGCCCGCTGCTGCACCCTTCGCGCCCGGCCCGGCGCACCATGCTCACCGTCGCGCAGGCGGAGCCGGAGCGGGTCGCGGGCGTGCGCCAGCAGATCCGGGAGCTGCTGCACGACTGGGCGGACGCGGAGCAGGTCGACGCGGCGGTGCTGATGGTCTCCGAAATGGTGACGAACGTACTGGTCCACACGGACGGGGACGCGCTGCTGATGGCGCAGGCGGTCGGCGAGCTCGGCTCGCGCCGGCTGCGGGTGGAGGTGGCGGACGCCTCCGACGAGCTGCCGCACAAGCGGCAGCCGGGTGAGATGGCGTCGAGCGGGCGGGGCGTGCTCCTGCTGGAGATGCTGGCGGACCTCTGGGGCGTCGACCCGCGCGGCGAGGGCAAGTCCACCTGGTTCGAGCTGGTGGAGCGCTCGAAACCCGATTCCGACCCGCTGGACTGAGCCCCGGGCGGCGGGCCCCCGCCGTGCTTGGATACAGCCGTGCCGACTTCCCTGCTGCCCGAGCCCGTGCGCCGAGTCGCCGCCTGGTGCCTCGTCGTCCTCCTCGTCGCCGCCGTGCTGGCCCTCTTCGTATGGCTGTGCACCGTCTTTAGGACGGTCGTCACGCCCGTCCTGCTCGCCGTGCTCGGCACGGCCCTGCTCGGGCCGCTGCACCGGCGGCTGGTCGGCATGAAGGTCAACCGCTCGCTCGCCGCGGCCCTCACCTGCCTGGCCGTGGTCGCGGTGGTCGGCGGGGCCTCGTACGTCGTCGTCCTCGCGCTCATCGAGACCGGCGACCAGATCATCGACTCCCTGAAGCGGGCCGGCAAGGGCCTCGCGGACCACTTCGGGGCGCTCGGGACCTCCGTCGAGGACATCGCCGAGAACTCCAAGGACCTGCTCACCAAGTTCGGCGGCACGGCCGCCTCCGGCGTGGTCGCGGGGCTCAGCGTGGTCGGGACGATGATCGCGACGGCCCTGCTGGCCCTGGTCCTGATCTTCTTCTTCCTCCGCGACTCCCACCGGGCCGTGGGAACGCTGCGCTCCATGGTGCCGAGCAGCGCGGGCGACCCGATGGAGGCGATGGGGCGGCGCGCCTACGGGGCCGTCGAGGGCTTCATGCGCGGGACCACCTTCGTGGCCCTGGTCGACGCCGTGCTGATCGGCGCGGGCCTGCTGGTCCTGGACGTGCCGGGCGCCGTGGGCCTGGCCGCCCTGGTGTTCGTCACCGCCTACATCCCCTACCTCGGCGCCTTCCTCTCCGGCGCCGTGGCGGTCCTCGTCGCCCTCGCCGACCGGGGCTGGGTGATCGGCCTGTGGGCGCTGGGCCTGGTGCTGGCGGTCCAGATGATCGAGGGGTACGTGCTCCAGCCCCTGGTGCAGAGCCGCACGGTGCAGATGCATCCGGCGGTGGTCATGCTCGCGATCACCGCCGGGGCGAGCGTCGCCGGCATCCTGGGGATGCTGCTCGCCGTGCCGCTGACCGCGGCCGTCTTCGGGATCATCTCCGAACTGCGCACCCGGTACGAGACGGGTCCGGCGCAGGTCCCCCCGACCGCCTGACGCCCCGCCCCGCCCCGCCCGGCCACCTGGTGTCCTGGGCCACGCCGCGCCGCCGGGTGTCACGTTCCGCGGCGCCCGCTTGTCCCATGGGCATGACTCACACCAAGAGCGTGCTGCTGGCAGGGGCGAGCGGGGTCTTCGGGCGCCACATCGCCGAGGAGCTCACCGCGGCGGGCCACACCGTCCTGGGTCTGGGACGGGGCGCCGGGAACGCGGTGGTGGCGGACCTGATGGACCGGGAGGGCCTGCTGCGGGCCGTGGACGGGCTGGAGGTCGACACGGTCGTGCACGCGGCCACCGCGCTCGCCAGGACGCCGATGCGGCACCGGGACATGACCGCGACCGACGCGCTGCGGGTGGCGGGGACCGCCCACCTGCTTGAGGCGGCCCGGGCGGTCGGAGCCCGGCGGGTGATCGCCGAGTCGATGGCGTTCGGCTACGGCTACCGCGACTTCGGCGACCGCGTGGTCACGGAGGAGGACGTCTTCGGCCCGACCGGCCTGGACGCGCACTCCCAGCGGCACGTGGACGCCATGCGGTACAAGGAGGAGACGGTCCTGGCGGCCGACGGGATCGAGGGCGTAGCGCTGCGGTTCGGCCTGTTCTACGGGCCCGGCGGCACCGAGGCGCTGCTGGCACCGCTGCGCAGGCGCGCGCTCCCGGCGGTCGCCGACCGGGGCCGGGTGCTGCCGTGGGTCCAGCTGCGGGACGCGGCGCGCGCGGTGGCGCTGGCGGTCGGGGGCGGGCGGCCGGGGCAGGCGTACAACATCGTGGACGACACCCCGACGGGCTTCGGCGCGCACGTGAGCGCGGTCGCCGCCGCGTTCGGCGCCCCCCGGCCGGTCGCGGTCCCGGCCTGGCTGACCCGGCCGATGCCGTACGCGCACAAGATGTTCACCACCAGCCTGCGGCTCTCCAACGCGAAGGCCGCGGCCGAGCTGGGCTGGACCCCGCGGTACGCGTCCTGCGCCGAGGGCCTCGCCGCGATGGCCGGTTGACCCCGCCCGGCCGGCCGGTTGACGGTGGATGCCCGTCACGGGCGGGTGCGGTTCGGCACGATATGCCCATGACGATCACGACTGACCCGGAGCAGGACCCCTTCACCGAGCACCGGCGGCTGCTGTTCGCCACCGCCTACCGGATGCTGGGGACGGTCACCGACGCGGAGGACGTGGTCCAGGACGCCTGGCTCACCTGGAACAGGGCGGACCGCACCGGGGTGCGCCACCCGAAGGCCTACCTGGTCCGGACGGTGACCAACCTGTCCCTGAACCGGCTGACCTCGGCGCGGGCCACGCGCGAGGAGTACGTCGGCCCGTGGCTGCCGGAACCGTTGGCGGCCTCGCCCGACATCGCGGAGGGCAGCGAGCTGGCCGAGAGCGTCTCGACGGCGATGCTGGTCGTGCTGGAGACCCTGTCCCCCGCGGAGCGCGTGGTGTTCGTGCTGCACGAGGTGTTCGGGTACGCCCACGGGGAGATAGCCGGGTTCCTGGACCGGCCGGAGGCCACGGTCCGGCAGATCTCGCACCGGGCGCGCGCCCACGTACAGGCCCGCCGGCCGCGCTTCGACACCGACGGCGCCCGGCGCCGGGAGGTCACCGCGCGGTTCATGGACGCCTGCGCCGGCGGCGACCTGAACGCCGTCATGGAGCTGCTCGCCCCCGAGGTCACGGCGTGGTCGGACGGCGGCGGCAAGGTCACCGCCTCCCACCACCCGCTGCACGGCCCCACCCAGGTGGCCCGCTGGCTGCTGCGGGTCATGGCGCAGGCGAAGACGGCGGGCGCCGCCGTCACCACGGCCGTCGTCAACGGCGAGCTCGGCGTCCTGTGCCTGCTGGCGGACGCGCCCGTGGGCGCGCTCACCTTCGACCTGGAGGACGACCTCCTGCGCAACCTCCGCTTCCAGGTCAACCCGGACAAGCTGACCGGCCTGATCCGGCCAGACTTCCCCGCACGGACGACGAAGACAGAGGACCCCCGATGACCGACACCACGTCCGACCGCCACGAACGCACCCGCACCGGTACCGGCGCCGGCGAAGCCGCGTGGACGCTGCCCCTGCTGTCGCTGGCCCCCGTCGCGGCCATCCGGCAGTTCACCGGGCATTCCCCGACATGGCTCGCCCTCGCCTGGGCGTTCTGCGCACTGTCCGCGGTCCTGCTGGCGGCGGGCTGGGTGACCACGATCCGCCGTGGACCCCGAAGAAGTCCCCGGGCGTGGGTCTGGTGCGTGCTCGCCCACGCGATATTCGCCGTGCAGGCCATCTGGCTGCTGCGGAGCTGAAGCCGCAACCGGCCGGGCCACCGGCCGGGGCCGGCAGCCGGTCGGGCCCGGTCGGGCCCGGCCCGGCCGGTGTGTCAGTCCTGCGCCGCCTCGCCCGTGCCGCGGTGGCCGAGGCCGGTGCGGGCGGTGGTGGGGATGCGGCCCAGGCGGCCGGCCTGGAAGTCGTCGAACGCCTGCTGCAGCTCGTGCTTGCTGTTCATCACGAACGGCCCGTAGTGCGCCATCGGCTCCCGGATCGGACGTCCGCCGAGCAGGACGATCTCCAGGTCCGGGGCGTTGGAGTCCTGGGCCTCGTCCGCCCGCAGGGTCAGCGAGCCGCCCTCGCCGAAGACCGCGGTCTGCCCGGTGTGGATCGGCCTGCGGTCCTCGCCGACCGAGCCGCGCCCGGCCAGTACGTACGCCAGGGCGTTGAAGTCCTCGCGCCAGGGGAGGGTGAGCCGCGCGCCGGGGGTGACCGTCGCGTGGATCATCGTGATCGGGGTGTGGGTGATGCCGGGGCCCTGGTGGCCGTCCAGCTCGCCGGCGATCACCCGGAGCAGGGCGCCGCCGTCCGGGGTGGAGAGCAGCTGGACCTGGCCGCCGCCGATGTCCTGGTAGCGCGGGGGCATCATCTTGTCGGAGGCCGGGAGGTTCACCCACAGCTGGAGGCCGTGGAAGAGCCCGCCGGACACGACGAGGGCCTCCGGCGGGGCCTCGATGTGCAGGAGGCCGGACCCGGCGGTCATCCACTGGGTGTCGCCGCCGTTGATGACTCCGCCGCCGCCGTTGCTGTCCTGGTGGACGAAGGTTCCGTCGATCAGGTAGGTGACGGTCTCGAAGCCGCGGTGGGGGTGCCAGGGGGTGCCCTTGGGCTCGCCCGGCGCGTACTCCACCTCACCCATCTGGTCCATCATGATGAACGGGTCGAGGTACTGGTAGTTGATCCCGGCGAACGCGCGTCGTACCGGGAATCCCTCGCCCTCGAAACCCCCCGGGGCGGTCGTGACGGCCAGCACCTTGCGGGCGGTCGTCGTCTCCTGGGCGGGCTCCGCGACGCGCGGGAGCGTCAACGGGTTCTCCACAGTCACTGCAGGCATGGTCGGAACCTCCTTCTGGCGTCGAGTTTAGTTGAAACCCGAACTTTCTGCCACCCGCCAGAACAGCCCGCCCTCCCGCCGCATTCCCGGCCCGGAAACACGCGTACGCCCGCCCCTGCCGCGCGGTCCGCGCGGTGGGACGGGCGTACCCGTACCGATCCTAGATCATGACGGCGATCATGGTCGGCGCCACGACGTCCACCCAGCCGTGGGGCAGGACGTCCACACACCCGCCGGGAGTGCCGGTGACCGGGCCGCAGACCCGCACGAGGCCGGCGTCACGGTTGTTGAGCACCCGGAGGGTCCCCATCTGCGGGTAGGGGAAGTAGGTGGAGCCCGGGTACATCACGAGCGACGGGCGGCCCGCCGGCCAGCTCCCGCCCTCCCCGTAGAGGCACGCCGTGCCCGCCGGGCACCCCCGCACCTGCACGGCCGCCTCGGCCCCCACCGCGCCGACCGTGGCCACCGCTCCCAGGGCGAGCGCGAGCGCCGCCCCCGCCCTGGCGATCCGGCGCACGGCTACCAGGTCGCGATCACGATGGAGTTGATCGGCGACAGGTTCTCGGGCCAGCCGTCGCCCGGGCGCATCTTGGGCAGGCAGTCGGTGCCGTTGCTGTTGCGACACAGCTTCACGGTCCAGCCGCCCGTCTGGTTGTTGTAGACGATGTGCTGGCCCTCCTGGTTGTAGAGCTTGTGCACACCCTGGGTCGTGTACCGCTGGTTCCACGGCACCGGCTCGTTCCAGTTCGTGCCCCGGTAGATGCAGACCGCGCCGGACGGGCAGCCGAAGGAGTCGGCCGCCTGCGCCGGGCCCGCCGCCAGGACCCCCGTGCCCAGCGCCAGCACCCCCGCGACCGCCGACGTCATGACCTTCGTGCGGATGGATGTACGCGTACGAGCCATCAATGCCTCCTGGTGGATGAGGCGGGGAGCCCCCCGTGTTCCAGCTCCCCGCGGCACCCACTCTCGGACGCGGCCCGCGCCGCCGCGATCCTTTCGGGCAGCGCCGAAAGGAAGCCCGTCCGCCCGTCCGCTCAGGCGCCGCTGTGCAGGAGGTCCACGCCCAGCGCCGTCGCGGAGTGCAGGACCGCCTTGCCGTCGCGGGCCGTGGTGATCAGGCCGGCCGCGCGCAGGGTGCGGGTGTGCTCCGAGACCGAGGGCAGGCTGATGTCGAGGTCCCGGGCCAGCTCGGACGTGGTCCGCTGCTGGATCAGCAGCTGGAGGACGGCTGCCCGCGTCCGCCCCAGCAGCGCGTCCAGCGCGCCGTCCGCCCGCTCCGGGGACACCAGCGGCAGCGGGGTCATCGCGGGGTAGAGGAGTACGTACGTCCCGTCCGGGTGGTCGTCCAGCAGCGGGCGGCCCGTCCAGAACGGCGAGGGCATCAGCACCAGCCCGCGCCCGCCGAGCCGGACCTCGTAGTCCGGCGGCCGGCCCACCTCGAAGACGGTGCCCGACCAGTCGGCCGCGGGGTGCGTGCTCGCCAGGCAGGCCTTGATCCCGTGGGCGGCCAGCAGCCGGGTCCGCCAGGCCACGTCCGCCTGGAAGGACTGGCGGATCCGCGGCCACTGCGGGGCGATGAGCACCTCGTACGCGGACCGGATCGCGGTGTCCAGCTGGTCCCAGGCCTCCCGGTCCTGGCTCCAGAGGGCACGCAGCCACGACGGGGAGCCGGGTGCGCGGGTGGCGGCGCGGGTCAGCCCCTCGGGGGTGAGGAAGGGCACCCGGTCCCGGATGACGGTGAGGCCCTCCTCCAGGCTGCGCGCGTACGGCTCCACGAAGTGCGGGTTGTCCCCGTCGGGCCGCAGCAGGTCGAACAGCGGCCGCACCCGGCCCGGCAGCTGCTGGGCTGCGAGGCTGCGCCAACGGCCGAAAACCGCCTGCTCGTCCGTGCGCTGCGCGGCGACGAGCGCGAGGGCCAGCTCCACGAGGGGCAGCGGCTCGCTCGCGAAGGTGACGTTGAAGAGGTCCTCGGCCTCGAAGTGCACGCGCAGCATGTCCGCCCCCGTGCCGTCGGTGGTCAGCCGTACATGCGGCGCATGGCGTAGTCGACCATCTGCTCGACCGCCTTCGCGTCGAAGACCATCCGGTGGTCGCCCTCCATGTCGAGGACGAAGCCGTAGCCGGTGGGCAGCAGGTCGATCACCTCGGCGCCGGTGATCACGAAGTACTTGGACTCCTTGCCGGCGTACCGGCGGAGCTCCTTGAGCGTGGTGAACATCGGGATGACCGGCTGCTGCGTGTTGTGCAGCGCCAGGAAGCCCGGGGTCTCGCCGCGCGGGCAGTAGACCTTCGAGGAGGCGAAGATCTGCTGGAAGTCCTCGGCGGACAGCGACCCGGTCGTGAAGGCGCGCACCGCGTCCGCGAGGGAGGGCGGCGAGGGCTCGGGGTACAGCGGCGGCGCGTAGCCCTGCTGGGGCTGCGCGTATTGCTGCTGCTGCCCTGCGCTCACGTTCTGGTCGTAGCCGTACATGGACCGAAGCCTACCGATGGCGTGGCCCGCCGGGACGACGAGTTCCGGTCAGTGGCCCTTCAGCCCCTCGACGAAGCCCGCCCATGCGGTGGCCCCGATCACCAGGACGGGCCCGTCCTGCACCTTGGAATCCCGGACCGGGACGATCCCGACCAGGCCGTCAGCGACCTCGACGCACACTCCGCCGTCGGTATTGCTGTAACTGCTCTTGCGCCAGCGCGCAGAGCTCAAGTCAACGTGTCTGTTTGCCATTTCGGAAGTCCTCTGCGGCCGCCTCGATCATGGCGAGGGACACCTCTGGCGGCAGCGCGGCAGCCCTCAAAAGATCGTACGACCTTCGGTAGCGCTTCACGATGGCCGGATCATCGATGGTGACACCGCTGTGCAGAGACTCCGTATAGACGAGCGGAGGAGCGTCACCGAAGGTCAAGATGAGGACGGTACCGGCCGACATGAAGGGATGCGCTCCAGCGTTCCACGGAAGGATCTGTGGAACGACTCGCCGCCGCCGCCCCAGGGTGGTGACGCGGTCGAGCTGGTCCGCCATCCCTTCCGGCGGAAGCACCGGCAGCCGTAGCAGCGATTCATGGAGGATCACCCAGTACTCCGCCGCCCTCTGGTCGTCCTCGAAGAGACGTGCCCGCCCCAATCGGGCGTTGACCTTCACGTCGGTCTCGTCCAAAGGCTCCAGGGGGCGTTCCGCCCGGAAGAGCGCCCGCATGTACGCCTCGGTCTGCAGTACGCCCGGAAGCACAATCGGGCACCACTCATCGATCGTTTCCGCCAGCTGCTCAGCCTCCAGAACCCTCTCGGCATACTTGGCCTGACCGATGGTCCGCGCCTTGCGCACGTCCTCGCACCGGCGCTCGAAGAACCCGTCCGCCCTCAGGACCCGGTCCACGTGCTGCGCCAGGTCCAGAGGCATGCGCCGCCGACCGTGCTCGATCTCGCTCAGGTAGCTGACCCCGTAGAAGCTGCCCTCGACGGCCTGTTGGAGCGTGAGCCCCGCCCCCTCGCGCCGCCAGCGCAACTCCTTGCCGTAGAAGGCCGGCACGCTCACCGAGCCGTCAATGTCCTTGCTCGCGGCCATCCTCGGAGCCTGCCTTCCACACTTCGCACTGTGGACTCGAAACTCTTCCCACGCTACGCCGGGGCACGCCAGCCTGTGAGCAGTTCGTCACTCCCCGCTGCGAAGGAATCCGCCATGAGCGACCACCCCCACGACCGCGAGGCGACCACGGCCCTCGAAAACCTCCGCGCCGCCCTCGCGGGCCACGGGATCACGCTCCCCTCCCTCGACCTCCAGCTCCTCTCCTACGCCGGGCGCTACAGCTCCACCCCCCTCATCACCCTCGGCAACTGCAACGCCGCCACCGCGCAGCGCCTCGCCGACGCCCTGGCCATGCCGTGACCGGCCTCACCATCCGGCTGCTCGCCACCCCCGGCGCCGTACCCCTCGCCCGCCACGCAGTGCGGGAGCATCTCGGACCCGGGGCGTCCGCCGACACGGAGCTCTGTGTGAGCGAGCTGCTCACCAACGCGCTCGCCCACCTCGGCCCCGGCACGCCCGTCACGCTGCGGATCACCGGAAGGGCAGCCCGTACGCGGGTCGAGCTCACCGACCCCGATCCGCGGGAACCCGTACTCCGGCAGGCGGCCGACACCGAGGAGTGCGGGCGGGGGCTGGCGCTGCTGGCCGCCGTGGCGCTGGAATGGGGCGTCCGGCCCGAAGGGGCCGGCGGGAAGACCGTCTGGTGTGAGCTCGAACTTGACCCTGGTCACAGTCCGACC harbors:
- a CDS encoding AI-2E family transporter, coding for MPTSLLPEPVRRVAAWCLVVLLVAAVLALFVWLCTVFRTVVTPVLLAVLGTALLGPLHRRLVGMKVNRSLAAALTCLAVVAVVGGASYVVVLALIETGDQIIDSLKRAGKGLADHFGALGTSVEDIAENSKDLLTKFGGTAASGVVAGLSVVGTMIATALLALVLIFFFLRDSHRAVGTLRSMVPSSAGDPMEAMGRRAYGAVEGFMRGTTFVALVDAVLIGAGLLVLDVPGAVGLAALVFVTAYIPYLGAFLSGAVAVLVALADRGWVIGLWALGLVLAVQMIEGYVLQPLVQSRTVQMHPAVVMLAITAGASVAGILGMLLAVPLTAAVFGIISELRTRYETGPAQVPPTA
- a CDS encoding SpoIIE family protein phosphatase produces the protein MRTEDVLAAIATGLWRWDNASGTVTLDGEAARLLGLPAEPVALPEVAVRSRFHPVDWNEINGIVNLAVAEGTLAEARLRIMDEDGRVLRTVRSRSKPLENRSPDGRVDYELIGTIQEIAEAQPGTTAVHTPITGDWRRSREAFLLDAGRALAEARSTSEVLRVAASLSMPGFIPDGLAVFGVAGTRLSIIGHHGHDVGDEGPFADMPVDTDYPAAEVVRTGRAIYLPSPEDYKRRFPATWPLAQRFDRISWAFLPLIVAGRTMGAWMAAFKHPVSFSPDERSVLTTVARMLAQALQRAGVAESERELTTGLQRSMMPQLGPEIPGMTIAARYVPTGGGLQVGGDWYDMIPLPSGRFALVIGDVQGHDVRAAGLMGQLRIAVRAYASEGHRPDAVLSRASRFLAGLCSEQDTGSDSGEDADFLSPRFATCLYVECDPQTGLLEVARAGHPDPAIRMTDGTVLMRPTAGGLPLGIVPDTDYPTTRFTLEPGETMMLCTDGLIETGGHDLDTGWARLRAILESETPDPQDSGPGHLETQHLERLADLLVQAVHGPSSHHTTGPLADRREDDIAVVLLCREGAGCGCESPLLHPSRPARRTMLTVAQAEPERVAGVRQQIRELLHDWADAEQVDAAVLMVSEMVTNVLVHTDGDALLMAQAVGELGSRRLRVEVADASDELPHKRQPGEMASSGRGVLLLEMLADLWGVDPRGEGKSTWFELVERSKPDSDPLD
- a CDS encoding NAD(P)-dependent oxidoreductase, which gives rise to MTHTKSVLLAGASGVFGRHIAEELTAAGHTVLGLGRGAGNAVVADLMDREGLLRAVDGLEVDTVVHAATALARTPMRHRDMTATDALRVAGTAHLLEAARAVGARRVIAESMAFGYGYRDFGDRVVTEEDVFGPTGLDAHSQRHVDAMRYKEETVLAADGIEGVALRFGLFYGPGGTEALLAPLRRRALPAVADRGRVLPWVQLRDAARAVALAVGGGRPGQAYNIVDDTPTGFGAHVSAVAAAFGAPRPVAVPAWLTRPMPYAHKMFTTSLRLSNAKAAAELGWTPRYASCAEGLAAMAG
- the aspS gene encoding aspartate--tRNA ligase, with amino-acid sequence MHRYRSHTCGELRASDVASDVRLSGWLHNRRDLGGILFIDLRDHYGITQLVARPGTAANEALSSVTKETVVRIDGKVVSRGADNVNPELATGDVEVEVTAVEVLGASAPLPFTINTDDGVNEERRLEYRFLDLRRERMHRNIMLRSAVIASIRSKMVALGFNEMATPILTATSPEGARDFVVPSRLNPGKFYALPQAPQQFKQLLMISGFDRYFQIAPCFRDEDARADRSPGEFYQLDVEMSFVEQEDVFQPIERLMTEIFTEFGKGRAVTSPFPRIPFRESMLKYGNDKPDLRSKLELVDITDVFEGSEFKAFAGKHVRALAVPDTAGQPRKFFDGLGEYAISLGAKGLAWVRVGEDGALTGPIAKFLTEENVKVLTERLGLAAGHAVFFGAGEFDEVSKIMAGVRVEASKRAGQFEEDVFRFCWIVDFPMYEKDEETGKIDFSHNPFSMPQGGMKDLEEKDPLDILAWQYDIVCNGIELSSGAIRNHEPEVMLKAFEIAGYEAETVEREFAGMLRAFRLGAPPHGGIAPGVDRIVMLLADEPNIRETIAFPLNGNAQDLMMGAPTVLEESRLRELNIALRKPVETKPADAKPVAEAVHPDAAR
- a CDS encoding pirin family protein, which encodes MPAVTVENPLTLPRVAEPAQETTTARKVLAVTTAPGGFEGEGFPVRRAFAGINYQYLDPFIMMDQMGEVEYAPGEPKGTPWHPHRGFETVTYLIDGTFVHQDSNGGGGVINGGDTQWMTAGSGLLHIEAPPEALVVSGGLFHGLQLWVNLPASDKMMPPRYQDIGGGQVQLLSTPDGGALLRVIAGELDGHQGPGITHTPITMIHATVTPGARLTLPWREDFNALAYVLAGRGSVGEDRRPIHTGQTAVFGEGGSLTLRADEAQDSNAPDLEIVLLGGRPIREPMAHYGPFVMNSKHELQQAFDDFQAGRLGRIPTTARTGLGHRGTGEAAQD
- a CDS encoding RNA polymerase sigma-70 factor, with the translated sequence MTITTDPEQDPFTEHRRLLFATAYRMLGTVTDAEDVVQDAWLTWNRADRTGVRHPKAYLVRTVTNLSLNRLTSARATREEYVGPWLPEPLAASPDIAEGSELAESVSTAMLVVLETLSPAERVVFVLHEVFGYAHGEIAGFLDRPEATVRQISHRARAHVQARRPRFDTDGARRREVTARFMDACAGGDLNAVMELLAPEVTAWSDGGGKVTASHHPLHGPTQVARWLLRVMAQAKTAGAAVTTAVVNGELGVLCLLADAPVGALTFDLEDDLLRNLRFQVNPDKLTGLIRPDFPARTTKTEDPR